One Phocaeicola dorei genomic region harbors:
- a CDS encoding polysaccharide pyruvyl transferase family protein, with translation MKICIITCHDVYNFGASLQAYALQHYLEELGHEVEIIDYRPGYLYKKYDWKSFTSKKFDKLNSFFVTRWMFRIAKWSYLRFSLGRKKCFDEFTKNYLKLTDKTYYTFEELKMNPPCADIIIAGSDQIWNPLFPNGKDPSYYIDFALSQTKRVSYAASFSVEYISDADKEFVKGMLAKMNRISVREYQGVDILKSLDIKNGVKVLDPVFLLDRNYWETFMHKGSEKDYILIYDFEGSDLMKRVALYFKRKKGWKIYSINDALPRLYADKNFTKVGPQDFLSLIYNCSMFLSNSFHGTAFAVYFNKPFYVFGLKGISLNSRMESLLRSVDLKDRFITENIDIEKLHLNYDFNKVNLLIEEEKNYSKQFLDSVLKTN, from the coding sequence TGATTATCGTCCCGGCTATTTATATAAAAAATATGATTGGAAATCATTTACAAGTAAAAAGTTTGATAAGCTTAATAGTTTCTTTGTAACAAGGTGGATGTTTCGTATAGCTAAATGGTCTTATTTAAGATTTTCGCTAGGACGCAAAAAATGTTTTGACGAATTCACAAAGAATTATTTGAAGTTGACCGATAAGACCTATTACACTTTTGAAGAATTAAAGATGAATCCTCCTTGTGCTGATATCATTATAGCCGGAAGTGACCAAATATGGAATCCTTTATTTCCTAATGGTAAAGATCCCAGTTATTACATTGATTTTGCTTTATCACAAACAAAACGCGTGTCGTATGCTGCTAGTTTTTCTGTAGAATACATTTCTGATGCAGATAAAGAATTTGTAAAAGGAATGTTAGCTAAAATGAATCGTATTTCAGTAAGAGAATATCAAGGAGTGGATATCCTGAAGTCGTTAGATATTAAAAATGGAGTAAAAGTATTAGATCCGGTCTTTCTTCTTGATAGAAATTATTGGGAAACATTTATGCATAAAGGATCAGAAAAGGATTATATCTTAATTTATGACTTTGAGGGAAGTGATTTGATGAAGCGTGTCGCTTTATATTTTAAAAGGAAAAAAGGTTGGAAGATTTATTCTATTAATGACGCATTGCCTCGATTATATGCGGATAAGAATTTTACTAAGGTAGGACCACAGGATTTTCTTTCCTTAATTTATAATTGTAGTATGTTCTTGTCTAATTCGTTTCATGGAACTGCTTTTGCTGTTTATTTTAATAAACCTTTTTATGTATTTGGGCTAAAAGGTATTAGTTTAAATTCAAGAATGGAGAGCCTGCTGCGTTCTGTAGATTTAAAGGATCGCTTTATTACAGAAAATATTGATATAGAAAAACTTCATTTAAATTATGACTTTAATAAGGTGAATTTATTAATAGAGGAAGAGAAAAACTATTCTAAGCAATTCTTGGATTCTGTCTTGAAAACTAACTAA
- a CDS encoding glycosyltransferase, whose product MTLLSICIPCYGRVEYVRKTLKSIFIDNADVPLEKYEVIISDNDSNQAIKVLTEEFKYPNLRYFYTNCEGFMNSYYVLTYAQGEFFKLHNSQTLFRKGSLSKIISEIKNNIENKTLIFYTNGLLGSRKSQTYSNFNDFMYNLSYWSSWSNGFNIWKSEFDKIDKNLKLNKLFPHTSLFLTQHQAKLFCINDNLLFDVQRIPKRGGHNKFEAFTIEYPSLLDECCKKGHISTKCKKHILFGIMVQFLPSLLFNKYIIRIETFDDTGFRNNLKKYYPSYAYWLVLISVLGVPFRLFCRKLKNKR is encoded by the coding sequence ATGACTCTTTTATCAATCTGTATTCCTTGTTATGGACGAGTGGAATACGTTAGGAAAACTTTGAAAAGTATTTTTATAGATAATGCTGATGTTCCATTAGAAAAGTATGAAGTTATTATATCAGATAATGATTCTAATCAGGCAATTAAAGTGTTGACAGAAGAATTTAAGTATCCTAATCTGAGATATTTTTATACCAATTGCGAAGGATTCATGAATTCTTACTATGTGTTGACTTATGCACAAGGAGAATTTTTTAAACTGCATAACAGCCAAACTTTATTTAGAAAAGGGAGTTTAAGTAAAATTATTTCCGAGATAAAGAATAATATAGAAAATAAGACTTTAATTTTTTATACAAATGGATTATTGGGAAGTCGTAAAAGTCAAACCTATTCTAATTTTAATGATTTTATGTACAACCTCTCATATTGGTCTTCATGGAGTAATGGGTTTAATATATGGAAATCAGAATTTGATAAAATAGACAAAAATCTGAAGTTAAATAAATTGTTTCCTCACACTTCCTTGTTTCTTACTCAGCATCAGGCAAAATTATTTTGTATAAATGATAACCTATTATTTGATGTACAAAGAATACCTAAACGAGGGGGACATAATAAATTTGAGGCATTTACAATTGAGTATCCTTCGTTGCTGGATGAATGTTGTAAGAAAGGGCATATTTCAACGAAATGTAAAAAACACATATTATTTGGAATTATGGTACAGTTTCTTCCGTCTTTACTTTTTAATAAATATATTATTCGAATAGAAACATTTGATGATACGGGCTTTAGAAACAACTTGAAGAAATATTATCCTTCTTATGCTTATTGGCTTGTTTTAATTTCTGTTTTAGGTGTTCCTTTTAGATTGTTCTGTCGAAAATTAAAAAATAAAAGATGA